ACAAACCTCTTGATGAAGTTGGGTTTCTGACCCGAGGGCTGGTCTATCAGACTACCTGGCACCACAGATGGAGCCCAGCTCACTGCGTTACAGCCAATCTAACAGGACAGAGGGGAGGTTACAAAACACAGTCACATGTACAGACCAAGGACATGAATTCATATGAACTCAATTAGGACTATGACAACTTACCACAGAAGGACTGTCACAACAGACAGTGACAATTTAATGTCACTCTTTAGGTTTATTCATATTAACCCAGCCCTAGAGAAAATACTTAATGTCGGTTTACAAATGAAAGTGAAAACAGTAGTTCATTACTCACTGTGTGTGCATTGCTGATCTTCTTAATGTCCCACTGTTGATCCCCAGAGCAGGTGACCAATGAGATGGCTCCATCGGAGCTGCCACAGGCCAGGATCAGACCAAAGTCGTAGGGACCCCAGCACACTGAATTCACTGAAGCCACAAGAAAGCCAGGAAGTACTCATTAATATATACTCTGCATAAGAACATCTGCGAAATGACGTAAAATATTAATTGAATTTGTGAGCGATTTACCCGGGAATGTTCTTACCTGAAGAGTCGTGTCCAGTGTACTCGTACATCTTATCCCAGGTTCCGTTCTCTTCCTTCCATATGATCACCTTCCTGTCATAGGAACAGGAGGCCAGGATGTTGCCGTACATGGGGTGAGCCCAGGCCACCTGCCACACAGGACCCTCATGGCTGCAGAGAGAGGAGATCGAGGCAGACAGTAAAAAGAGTGTCTGGATACAGCACTTCACAGGTaatggagaggggagatgaaaCAGGGACATGGTAGTTCAATCTGTGTGGGCTGGAAAATAAGTGTTGCATGTCGATCATTGCAATATCTGTGGTGCTGCTCATAGCAACTTCCTTTTTGATGAGTCAATCTTTAAAGCTCTAATCAAGCAGAGTCAGGTCTTACCCTCTCAGATCTGCCACTAGGATTTGTCCTCCGTTTTTAACATCGAAGATCTTGACAGACCTGTCAGAAGAGCAGGTGGCCAGTCTGGTGCCATAATAATCCATCTGGGCATCATGCTTAAAACACAAGAGCATGTCATCAGAGGTCAAAGGTTGCAATTATTACCTTGGATTAGTCCAAATTGAGtgagttagctagctactaaAATTAGATTAAAATCAGGGATAAATAAAGTACATTCAGTTGATATATTTGCTACAGCTGGTTGAATTTACGGGACATT
This genomic window from Oncorhynchus nerka isolate Pitt River linkage group LG2, Oner_Uvic_2.0, whole genome shotgun sequence contains:
- the sec13 gene encoding protein SEC13 homolog, with protein sequence MVSVINTVDTSHEDMIHDAQMDYYGTRLATCSSDRSVKIFDVKNGGQILVADLRGHEGPVWQVAWAHPMYGNILASCSYDRKVIIWKEENGTWDKMYEYTGHDSSVNSVCWGPYDFGLILACGSSDGAISLVTCSGDQQWDIKKISNAHTIGCNAVSWAPSVVPGSLIDQPSGQKPNFIKRFVSGGCDNLVKLWKEEDGQWKEDQKLEAHSDWVRDVGWAPSIGLPTSTIASCSQDGRVFIWTCDDPSGNTWTAKLLHKFNDVVWHVSWSVTGNILAVSGGDNKVTLWKESERLPVLFSDVYCGRLSPGDVVEGVGKTASVVF